The following proteins are encoded in a genomic region of Nocardioides sp. cx-173:
- the mfd gene encoding transcription-repair coupling factor has translation MSLAGLADAVLSDPTLADVLADAEGGRVRALDLTGPEAMRPFVVAGLVRAGRTVLAVTATSREAEDLVTALGDLIDPAGVGYYPSWETLPHERLSPRSDTVGRRLAILRRLRHPGSDPSNGPLQVVVAPVRSLLQPQVKGLADLEPVELAAGDTQPLDDLVRRLADAAYSRVDLVERRGEFAVRGGIVDVFPPTEEHPLRVELWGDEVEEIRSFSVADQRTLDKVERLWAPPCRELLLTDEVRRRAAELGQAHPQLLELTDKIAAGIAVEGMESLAPVLVDEMELLVDLMPPQTHVLVLDPERARSRAHDLVATSEEFLGASWAAAAGGGTAPIDLGAASYHSLADVRLHSLEQGKPWWTVSPFGLDGAPSADGSAADAGVPTRALPAGPVDAYRGDLDKAIADLDGWLQDGYRAVVVHPGHGPAQRMVEVLGEREIAARLEEDPDRIEHGVVTVTCGALQHGFVDDTNRLVLLTGEDLSGQRSSTRDMRKMPARRKKQIDPLELKAGDYVVHEAHGVGRFVEMKQRVVGGATREYLVLEYGASKRGGPPDLLYVPADALDQVTRYVGGEQPSLDRLGGADWAKRKGRARKAVREIAAELIKLYAARQATKGFAFGPDTPWQRELEDAFPFTETVDQLTTVEEVKSDMRQTVPMDRLVCGDVGYGKTEIAVRAAFKAVQDGKQVAVLVPTTLLVTQHLSTFSERMSGFPVVVKGLSRFQTPAEAKEVMAGLADGSVDIVVGTHRLLNPDIRMKDLGLIIVDEEQRFGVEHKEQMKRLRTSVDVLSMSATPIPRTLEMAITGIREMSTITTPPEERHPVLTYVGAYEDRQVIAAVRRELLREGQVFYIHNRVNSIDKAAAKIRELVPEARVAVAHGQMGEHQLEQVMLDFWEKSFDVLVCTTIVESGLDVSNANTMIIERADTLGLSQLHQLRGRVGRSRERAYAYFLYPAEKPLTETAHERLATLAQHSDLGGGMAIAMKDLEIRGAGNLLGGEQSGHIADVGFDLYVRLVGEAVNEFKGETEPELNEVRIELPVDAHLPHDYVPSERLRLEMYKRLAEVRADEDVDLIREEMLDRYGNPPQEVEALLLVARFRARARAAGIGEVTIAGKNVRFAPVSLPESRVLRLQRLYPKSIVKTSVDTILVPRPGTPGRTGTPLTGIALLEWARGVIDSVIDPPQQ, from the coding sequence GTGTCACTCGCCGGCCTCGCCGACGCCGTCCTGTCCGACCCGACCCTCGCCGACGTCCTCGCGGACGCCGAGGGCGGGCGGGTCCGCGCCCTCGACCTCACCGGCCCCGAGGCCATGCGCCCGTTCGTGGTGGCCGGGCTGGTCCGCGCCGGCCGCACGGTGCTCGCGGTCACCGCGACCTCCCGCGAGGCCGAGGACCTGGTCACCGCGCTCGGCGACCTGATCGACCCGGCCGGCGTCGGCTACTACCCCAGCTGGGAGACCCTGCCCCACGAGCGGCTCAGCCCCCGCAGCGACACCGTCGGTCGCCGCCTGGCGATCCTGCGCCGGCTGCGGCACCCCGGCAGCGACCCGAGCAACGGCCCGCTGCAGGTCGTCGTCGCGCCGGTCCGCTCCCTGCTGCAGCCGCAGGTCAAGGGGCTGGCCGACCTCGAGCCGGTCGAGCTGGCCGCCGGCGACACTCAGCCGCTCGACGACCTCGTACGCCGCCTGGCGGACGCCGCCTACTCCCGGGTCGACCTGGTGGAGCGCCGCGGCGAGTTCGCGGTGCGCGGCGGCATCGTCGACGTCTTCCCGCCCACCGAGGAGCACCCGCTGCGCGTGGAGCTGTGGGGCGACGAGGTCGAGGAGATCCGCTCGTTCTCCGTGGCCGACCAGCGCACCCTCGACAAGGTCGAGCGGCTCTGGGCGCCCCCGTGCCGCGAGCTGCTGCTCACCGACGAGGTACGCCGCCGCGCGGCCGAGCTCGGCCAGGCGCACCCGCAGCTGCTGGAGCTGACCGACAAGATCGCCGCCGGCATCGCCGTCGAGGGCATGGAGTCGCTGGCCCCCGTGCTCGTCGACGAGATGGAGCTGCTCGTCGACCTGATGCCGCCCCAGACCCACGTGCTCGTCCTCGACCCCGAGCGCGCCCGCAGCCGCGCCCACGACCTGGTCGCGACGAGCGAGGAGTTCCTCGGCGCGAGCTGGGCGGCCGCCGCCGGCGGCGGCACCGCCCCGATCGACCTCGGCGCGGCGTCGTACCACTCCCTCGCCGACGTCCGCCTGCACAGCCTGGAGCAGGGCAAGCCGTGGTGGACCGTGAGCCCCTTCGGCCTGGACGGCGCCCCGTCCGCCGACGGCAGCGCGGCCGACGCCGGGGTCCCGACCCGCGCCCTGCCGGCCGGCCCGGTCGACGCCTACCGCGGCGACCTCGACAAGGCGATCGCGGACCTCGACGGCTGGCTCCAGGACGGCTACCGCGCGGTGGTCGTCCACCCCGGCCACGGCCCGGCGCAGCGCATGGTGGAGGTCCTGGGCGAGCGCGAGATCGCGGCCCGCCTGGAGGAGGACCCCGACCGCATCGAGCACGGCGTCGTCACCGTCACCTGCGGCGCGCTGCAGCACGGCTTCGTCGACGACACCAACCGCCTGGTGCTGCTCACCGGCGAGGACCTCAGCGGCCAGCGCTCCAGCACGCGCGACATGCGCAAGATGCCCGCGCGGCGCAAGAAGCAGATCGACCCCCTCGAGCTCAAGGCCGGCGACTACGTCGTCCACGAGGCCCACGGCGTCGGGCGGTTCGTGGAGATGAAGCAGCGCGTCGTGGGCGGCGCCACCCGCGAGTACCTCGTCCTGGAGTACGGCGCCAGCAAGCGCGGCGGGCCTCCCGACCTGCTCTACGTCCCGGCCGACGCGCTCGACCAGGTGACCCGATACGTCGGCGGCGAGCAGCCCAGCCTGGACCGGCTCGGCGGCGCCGACTGGGCCAAGCGCAAGGGCCGCGCCCGCAAGGCGGTCCGCGAGATCGCGGCCGAGCTGATCAAGCTCTACGCCGCCCGGCAGGCCACCAAGGGCTTCGCCTTCGGGCCTGACACGCCCTGGCAGCGCGAGCTCGAGGACGCCTTCCCGTTCACCGAGACCGTCGACCAGCTGACGACGGTCGAGGAGGTGAAGTCCGACATGCGCCAGACCGTGCCGATGGACCGGCTGGTCTGCGGCGACGTCGGCTACGGCAAGACCGAGATCGCGGTGCGCGCGGCGTTCAAGGCGGTCCAGGACGGCAAGCAGGTCGCCGTGCTCGTGCCGACCACGCTGCTGGTGACCCAGCACCTGAGCACGTTCAGCGAGCGCATGAGCGGCTTCCCCGTGGTGGTCAAGGGGCTCAGCCGCTTCCAGACCCCCGCCGAGGCCAAGGAGGTCATGGCCGGACTGGCCGACGGCAGCGTCGACATCGTCGTGGGCACCCACCGGCTGCTCAACCCCGACATCCGGATGAAAGACCTGGGGCTCATCATCGTCGACGAGGAGCAGCGCTTCGGCGTCGAGCACAAGGAGCAGATGAAGCGCCTGCGCACCTCGGTCGACGTCCTGAGCATGAGCGCCACCCCGATCCCGCGCACGCTCGAGATGGCGATCACCGGCATCCGCGAGATGTCCACGATCACCACCCCGCCCGAGGAACGGCACCCGGTCCTCACCTACGTCGGCGCCTACGAGGACCGCCAGGTCATCGCCGCCGTACGCCGCGAGCTGCTGCGCGAGGGCCAGGTGTTCTACATCCACAACCGGGTCAACTCGATCGACAAGGCGGCGGCCAAGATCCGCGAGCTCGTGCCGGAGGCGCGGGTGGCGGTGGCGCACGGGCAGATGGGCGAGCACCAGCTCGAGCAGGTGATGCTGGACTTCTGGGAGAAGAGCTTCGACGTGCTCGTCTGCACGACGATCGTCGAGTCCGGGCTGGACGTGTCCAACGCCAACACGATGATCATCGAGCGCGCCGACACGCTGGGCCTCAGCCAGCTCCACCAGCTGCGCGGCCGGGTCGGCCGCAGCCGCGAGCGCGCCTACGCCTACTTCCTCTACCCGGCCGAGAAGCCGCTCACCGAGACCGCCCACGAGCGCCTCGCGACCCTGGCCCAGCACTCCGACCTCGGCGGCGGCATGGCGATCGCCATGAAGGACCTCGAGATCCGCGGCGCCGGCAACCTGCTCGGCGGCGAGCAGTCCGGCCACATCGCCGACGTCGGCTTCGACCTCTACGTGCGGCTGGTCGGCGAGGCCGTCAACGAGTTCAAGGGCGAGACGGAGCCCGAGCTCAACGAGGTGCGCATCGAGCTGCCCGTGGACGCCCACCTGCCGCACGACTACGTGCCGAGCGAGCGGCTGCGGCTGGAGATGTACAAGCGCCTTGCCGAGGTGCGCGCCGACGAGGACGTGGACCTGATCCGCGAGGAGATGCTGGACCGCTACGGCAACCCGCCGCAGGAGGTCGAGGCGCTGCTGCTGGTCGCTCGCTTCCGCGCCCGCGCCCGCGCCGCCGGCATCGGGGAGGTCACCATCGCCGGGAAGAACGTCCGCTTCGCGCCGGTCAGCCTGCCGGAGTCGCGGGTGCTCCGGCTGCAGCGCCTGTACCCGAAGTCCATCGTCAAGACCTCCGTCGACACCATCCTGGTGCCGCGCCCCGGCACCCCCGGGCGGACCGGCACGCCGCTCACCGGCATCGCCCTGCTTGAATGGGCCCGCGGCGTCATCGACAGCGTGATCGACCCGCCCCAGCAATGA
- a CDS encoding MazG family protein: protein MTGPMTGRDEGQPLVEFLHVMRRLRAECPWKAAQTHRSLARYLLEETHETLEALDTGDAEHLREELGDLLLQVYFHAVIAEESGHFDLDDVAREITEKMVRRNPHVFGDGEPSADAAAVTEAWEAIKATEKDRSSVTDGLPPTLPALLYADKVIDRLAREGTAVDTTGDDLGDRLLALVAEARAEGRDPEQALRDAVRRRVEQP, encoded by the coding sequence ATGACCGGGCCCATGACCGGGCGCGACGAGGGACAGCCGCTCGTCGAGTTCCTGCACGTCATGCGCCGGCTGCGGGCCGAGTGCCCGTGGAAGGCCGCCCAGACCCACCGCTCGCTCGCGCGCTACCTGCTCGAGGAGACGCACGAGACGCTCGAGGCGCTGGACACCGGCGACGCCGAGCACCTGCGCGAGGAGCTCGGCGACCTGCTGCTGCAGGTCTACTTCCACGCCGTCATCGCCGAGGAGTCCGGCCACTTCGACCTCGACGACGTCGCGCGCGAGATCACCGAGAAGATGGTGCGCCGCAACCCGCACGTCTTCGGCGACGGTGAGCCGTCCGCCGACGCGGCGGCGGTCACCGAGGCCTGGGAGGCCATCAAGGCCACCGAGAAGGACCGCTCCTCGGTCACCGACGGGCTGCCGCCCACCCTGCCCGCTCTGCTCTACGCCGACAAGGTCATCGACCGCCTCGCCCGCGAGGGCACGGCCGTGGACACCACCGGCGACGACCTCGGCGACCGGCTGCTCGCCCTCGTCGCCGAGGCCCGCGCGGAGGGCCGCGACCCCGAGCAGGCCCTGCGCGACGCCGTACGCCGCCGCGTCGAGCAGCCCTAG
- a CDS encoding MarR family winged helix-turn-helix transcriptional regulator yields the protein MTTPSPDPTPGGRNPPGAEPRFVVDQPGGNAALDLFVIDQHLGALLDSTLAPCGISAAQYAVYSQLAAGAHTPGDLGRALGIRSTTLSGYLSAMERAGHLLRRRNARDGRSWDLELTESGRAKVGECLPRVRASVRAVHDRLGTADDVAAVRSMLARLDRAITGAAAAADGD from the coding sequence GTGACGACGCCGTCGCCGGACCCGACCCCGGGAGGCCGCAACCCCCCTGGGGCCGAGCCCCGCTTCGTCGTGGACCAGCCCGGCGGCAACGCCGCCCTCGACCTCTTCGTCATCGACCAGCACCTGGGCGCCCTCCTGGACTCCACGCTGGCGCCGTGCGGGATCTCCGCCGCCCAGTACGCCGTCTACAGCCAGCTCGCGGCCGGGGCGCACACGCCGGGTGACCTCGGCCGCGCCCTCGGCATCCGGTCCACCACGCTGTCCGGCTACCTGTCGGCCATGGAGCGGGCCGGCCACCTCCTGCGCCGGCGGAACGCCCGGGACGGACGGTCCTGGGACCTCGAGCTGACGGAGTCGGGCCGGGCGAAGGTCGGCGAGTGTCTCCCGCGGGTCCGCGCGAGCGTGCGGGCCGTGCACGACCGGCTCGGCACCGCGGACGACGTCGCGGCGGTACGGAGCATGCTGGCGAGGCTGGACCGCGCGATCACCGGCGCCGCGGCGGCCGCCGACGGGGACTAG
- a CDS encoding alpha/beta hydrolase — translation MPHPPERPRTRPRLRRACLVAVLVAALGLAGCAGEESQDEGAGSPTDRGAPPTETTAEAWDDQEDVAEQCLSDTPAAATIRPATLRGPGMDLRAAAVLPPRSSGAAVVMLPQAGSPGLCGWLPYAATLTARGIASLSIDPCGSGASACDDDRAAAVADQVDLAARWLRREAGARTVVVLGASMGGSLAVRATAQGAAVDAWVDLSGPSAWDGVHLLGLAPRLTTPGLVARARRDGASSEFRAARELAARAGARFLALRDGHGWDLVLTLEGAQTTTGRVVADFIATTRPGSRS, via the coding sequence ATGCCGCACCCACCAGAGCGTCCTCGAACCCGCCCGCGGCTGCGCCGCGCCTGCCTCGTCGCGGTCCTCGTCGCCGCCCTGGGGCTGGCCGGGTGCGCCGGCGAGGAGTCCCAGGACGAGGGGGCCGGCAGTCCGACCGACAGAGGGGCCCCGCCCACCGAGACCACGGCCGAGGCCTGGGACGACCAGGAGGACGTCGCCGAGCAGTGCCTGAGCGACACCCCCGCGGCCGCCACGATCCGGCCGGCGACGCTGCGCGGGCCCGGCATGGACCTCAGGGCCGCCGCCGTCCTGCCGCCGCGATCGAGCGGTGCCGCCGTGGTGATGCTGCCGCAGGCCGGCTCCCCCGGCCTGTGCGGCTGGCTGCCGTACGCCGCCACGCTCACCGCCCGCGGCATCGCCAGCCTCAGCATCGACCCCTGCGGCTCGGGGGCGAGCGCGTGCGACGACGACCGCGCGGCCGCGGTCGCGGACCAGGTCGACCTCGCCGCCCGCTGGCTGCGGCGCGAGGCCGGCGCGCGGACGGTCGTCGTGCTCGGCGCCTCCATGGGCGGCTCGCTCGCGGTGCGCGCCACGGCCCAGGGGGCCGCGGTCGACGCGTGGGTGGACCTCTCGGGACCCAGCGCCTGGGACGGCGTCCACCTGCTCGGGCTCGCCCCCCGGCTCACGACCCCGGGCCTGGTCGCCCGCGCCCGCCGCGACGGCGCATCCTCGGAGTTCCGCGCCGCCCGCGAGCTCGCCGCCCGCGCGGGCGCCCGGTTCCTCGCCCTGCGCGACGGGCACGGGTGGGACCTGGTCCTCACCCTCGAGGGAGCCCAGACGACCACGGGCCGGGTGGTGGCCGACTTCATCGCGACCACCCGGCCTGGGAGCCGGTCGTGA
- the eno gene encoding phosphopyruvate hydratase yields MAAIEAVGAREILDSRGNPTVEVEVLLDDGSFARAMVPSGASTGAFEAVELRDGGDRYGGKGVQQAVAAVVDKIGPAVEGLDADDQRVLDQTMLELDGTPNKATLGANAILGVSLAAARAAADSAELPLYRYVGGPNAHLLPVPMMNILNGGSHADSNVDVQEFMIAPIGAPTFREALRQGAEVYHALKSVLKKKGLSTGLGDEGGFAPNLDSNRAALDLIAEAVSAAGLTLGRDIALAMDVAASEFFKDGSYAFEGGSKSADEMTAYYAELVSSYPIVSIEDPLDEDDWDGWKAITDELGGRTQIVGDDLFVTNVERLQRGISGGQANALLVKVNQIGSLTETLDSVELAHRSGYRCMMSHRSGETEDTTIADLAVATNCGQIKTGAPARSDRVAKYNQLLRIEDDLGDAARYAGASAFPRFQA; encoded by the coding sequence GTGGCAGCAATCGAAGCAGTCGGCGCACGAGAGATCCTCGACTCGCGCGGCAATCCCACGGTCGAGGTCGAGGTACTCCTCGACGACGGCTCCTTCGCCCGGGCGATGGTGCCCAGTGGCGCCTCGACCGGCGCCTTCGAGGCGGTGGAGCTGCGCGACGGCGGCGACCGCTACGGCGGCAAGGGCGTCCAGCAGGCCGTCGCCGCCGTGGTCGACAAGATCGGCCCGGCCGTCGAGGGCCTGGACGCCGACGACCAGCGGGTGCTCGACCAGACCATGCTCGAGCTCGACGGCACGCCCAACAAGGCCACGCTCGGCGCCAACGCCATCCTCGGCGTCTCGCTCGCCGCCGCTCGCGCCGCGGCCGACTCCGCCGAGCTGCCGCTCTACCGCTACGTCGGTGGCCCCAACGCCCACCTGCTGCCGGTGCCGATGATGAACATCCTCAACGGCGGCTCGCACGCCGACTCCAACGTGGACGTGCAGGAGTTCATGATCGCGCCCATCGGCGCCCCGACCTTCCGCGAGGCCCTGCGCCAGGGCGCGGAGGTCTACCACGCGCTCAAGTCGGTGCTGAAGAAGAAGGGCCTCTCGACCGGCCTCGGCGACGAGGGCGGCTTCGCCCCCAACCTCGACAGCAACCGCGCCGCGCTCGACCTGATCGCCGAGGCCGTTTCGGCCGCCGGTCTCACCCTCGGGCGCGACATCGCGCTGGCCATGGACGTCGCCGCCTCCGAGTTCTTCAAGGACGGCTCCTACGCCTTCGAGGGCGGCTCCAAGAGCGCCGACGAGATGACGGCCTACTACGCCGAGCTGGTGTCGTCGTACCCGATCGTCTCCATCGAGGACCCCCTCGACGAGGACGACTGGGACGGCTGGAAGGCCATCACCGACGAGCTCGGCGGCCGCACCCAGATCGTCGGCGACGACCTGTTCGTCACCAACGTCGAGCGCCTGCAGCGCGGCATCAGCGGCGGCCAGGCCAACGCGCTGCTGGTGAAGGTCAACCAGATCGGCTCGCTCACCGAGACCCTCGACTCCGTCGAGCTGGCCCACCGCAGCGGCTACCGCTGCATGATGAGCCACCGCTCCGGCGAGACCGAGGACACGACGATCGCCGACCTCGCGGTCGCCACCAACTGCGGGCAGATCAAGACCGGCGCCCCGGCGCGGTCGGACCGCGTCGCCAAGTACAACCAGCTACTGCGCATCGAGGACGACCTCGGTGACGCCGCCCGCTACGCCGGCGCGTCCGCCTTCCCGCGCTTCCAGGCCTGA
- a CDS encoding FtsB family cell division protein, with translation MADNRRTPPRGSRPRGRTGPGRVPGRGAATRGGASTPGRGVAPPPQRRPRFTARAAVLVLVVAVLAVSYASSMGAYLDQRAEINALKERNEKTSASIDELERETRRWKDPAYVQAQARERLKFVMRGERSYVVLDEDGEALESESELSDPADLDREPPEAWWGRAWESVELAGHPPKPAPPPAAQIDGSDEPDGDQ, from the coding sequence ATGGCCGACAACCGCCGTACGCCGCCCCGCGGGTCCCGCCCGCGGGGCCGCACCGGCCCCGGGCGCGTCCCGGGGCGGGGCGCGGCCACCCGGGGTGGCGCGTCCACCCCGGGTCGCGGGGTCGCCCCGCCGCCCCAGCGGCGGCCGCGCTTCACCGCGCGTGCCGCGGTGCTGGTGCTCGTGGTCGCGGTGCTCGCGGTGTCCTACGCCTCCTCCATGGGCGCCTACCTCGACCAGCGCGCGGAGATCAACGCGCTCAAGGAGCGCAACGAGAAGACCTCCGCCAGCATCGACGAGCTGGAGCGTGAGACGCGGCGCTGGAAGGACCCGGCGTACGTCCAGGCCCAGGCGCGCGAGCGGCTGAAGTTCGTGATGCGGGGCGAGCGGTCCTACGTCGTCCTCGACGAGGACGGCGAGGCGCTCGAGAGCGAGTCCGAGCTCAGCGACCCCGCCGACCTCGACCGGGAGCCGCCCGAGGCCTGGTGGGGCCGGGCCTGGGAGTCCGTCGAGCTCGCCGGCCACCCGCCGAAGCCCGCGCCGCCGCCGGCCGCCCAGATCGACGGCTCCGACGAGCCCGACGGCGACCAGTGA
- a CDS encoding DUF501 domain-containing protein — protein sequence MIDPADEATVEAQLGRSPRSIHAVGHRCPCGNPDVVTTEPRLPNGTPFPTTFYLTCPRAASMIGTLEGSGLMKEMQARLGEDPELAAAYRAAHESYLAYRATLGEVPEIEGISAGGMPDRVKCLHVLAAHALAAGPGVNPLGDEVLALLGEWWAAGPCVSRPVG from the coding sequence GTGATCGACCCCGCCGACGAGGCGACGGTCGAGGCGCAGCTCGGCCGGTCCCCTCGGTCCATCCACGCGGTGGGCCACCGCTGCCCCTGCGGCAACCCCGACGTCGTCACCACCGAGCCGCGCCTGCCCAACGGCACGCCGTTCCCCACGACCTTCTACCTCACCTGCCCCCGCGCGGCCTCGATGATCGGCACGCTGGAGGGCTCGGGGCTGATGAAGGAGATGCAGGCCCGGCTGGGCGAGGATCCCGAGCTCGCTGCGGCCTACCGCGCCGCCCACGAGTCCTACCTCGCCTACCGCGCGACCCTCGGCGAGGTGCCCGAGATCGAGGGCATCTCCGCCGGCGGCATGCCCGACCGCGTCAAGTGCCTGCACGTCCTCGCCGCCCACGCGCTCGCCGCCGGACCCGGCGTCAACCCGCTCGGCGACGAGGTGCTCGCCCTGCTGGGCGAGTGGTGGGCCGCCGGCCCGTGCGTGAGTCGGCCCGTTGGTTGA
- a CDS encoding Ppx/GppA phosphatase family protein → MVEEGAQRLSRNPVAAVDCGTNTIKLLVGDLPDVAVREMRMVRLGEGVDRTGRLGEEALARAFAAIEEYAAILAEHDVSRLRFCATSATRDAVNAQEFSDGVYARLGVRPEVLSGEEEAALAFAGAVRNLAASPDAPVLVVDIGGGSTELILGDTAPSAAASMDIGSVRLHERHLRSDPPTADEVAACVADIDAALDACPVSPADAATVVGIAGTVTTVAAGVLDLPAYERTAIDQQVLAVEAVHATVSRLVAMPVSERLALPYMHPGRADVIDAGALILSRVLRRTSVPTLVVSESDILDGIAWSLV, encoded by the coding sequence TTGGTTGAGGAAGGCGCGCAGCGCCTGTCTCGAAACCCGGTCGCGGCCGTCGACTGCGGCACCAACACGATCAAGCTGCTGGTCGGGGACCTGCCCGACGTCGCCGTGCGCGAGATGCGCATGGTGCGCCTGGGCGAGGGCGTCGACCGCACCGGGCGCCTGGGCGAGGAGGCGCTGGCGCGGGCGTTCGCCGCGATCGAGGAGTACGCCGCGATCCTCGCCGAGCACGACGTCTCCCGGCTGCGCTTCTGCGCCACCTCGGCGACCCGTGACGCGGTCAACGCACAGGAGTTCTCGGACGGCGTCTACGCGCGGCTCGGCGTGCGCCCCGAGGTGCTCTCGGGGGAGGAGGAGGCGGCGCTGGCGTTCGCCGGCGCCGTGCGCAACCTCGCCGCAAGCCCGGACGCTCCGGTGCTGGTCGTCGACATCGGCGGCGGCTCGACCGAGCTGATCCTCGGCGACACCGCGCCGTCCGCAGCGGCGTCGATGGACATCGGCTCGGTGCGCCTGCACGAGCGGCATCTGCGCTCGGACCCGCCGACCGCCGACGAGGTGGCGGCGTGCGTCGCCGACATCGACGCGGCGCTGGACGCCTGCCCGGTCTCGCCCGCGGACGCGGCGACGGTCGTCGGCATCGCCGGCACCGTGACCACGGTCGCCGCCGGGGTGCTCGACCTGCCGGCGTACGAGCGCACCGCGATCGACCAGCAGGTGCTGGCGGTCGAGGCGGTGCACGCGACGGTGTCGCGGCTGGTGGCGATGCCAGTCTCCGAGCGGCTCGCGCTGCCCTATATGCACCCCGGACGTGCCGACGTGATCGACGCCGGTGCCTTGATCCTGTCGCGCGTCCTGCGGCGCACGTCGGTCCCGACCCTGGTGGTCTCCGAGTCCGACATCCTCGACGGGATCGCTTGGTCGCTCGTATGA
- a CDS encoding uracil-DNA glycosylase, producing MTGAPDALAALEAEIVECRRCPRLVEWRERVAREKRAAFADETYWGRPIPGFGVADPAVLIVGLAPAAHGANRTGRIFTGDRSGDWLFASLYRVGLANQPTSTRADDGLQLTATRIVAAVRCAPPQNKPTPQERDNCAPWLDIELKLIAPSLRAVVALGSIGWAASLRAFRAAGWDVPRPQPRFGHDASATIGTPYGDLELLGCYHPSQQNTFTGKLTEPMIDAVLTRAASYA from the coding sequence ATGACCGGTGCGCCCGACGCCCTCGCCGCCCTGGAGGCGGAGATCGTGGAGTGCCGCCGGTGCCCGCGTCTGGTGGAGTGGCGCGAGCGGGTCGCGCGCGAGAAGCGGGCGGCGTTCGCCGACGAGACCTACTGGGGACGCCCGATCCCGGGCTTCGGGGTCGCCGACCCGGCCGTGCTCATCGTCGGGCTCGCGCCCGCCGCCCACGGCGCCAACCGCACCGGCCGGATCTTCACCGGCGACCGCTCCGGCGACTGGCTGTTCGCGAGCCTGTACCGCGTCGGCCTGGCCAACCAGCCCACCAGCACCCGCGCCGACGACGGCCTCCAGCTCACCGCGACCCGGATCGTCGCCGCCGTCCGCTGCGCCCCGCCCCAGAACAAGCCCACGCCCCAGGAGCGCGACAACTGCGCCCCCTGGCTCGACATCGAGCTCAAGCTCATCGCCCCGTCCCTGCGTGCGGTCGTGGCCCTCGGCTCGATCGGCTGGGCCGCCTCGCTGCGCGCCTTCCGCGCCGCCGGCTGGGACGTGCCCCGCCCCCAGCCCCGCTTCGGCCACGACGCCTCCGCCACCATCGGCACACCCTACGGCGACCTCGAGCTCCTCGGCTGCTACCACCCCAGCCAGCAGAACACCTTCACCGGCAAGCTCACCGAGCCCATGATCGACGCTGTCCTCACCCGCGCCGCCAGCTACGCCTGA